GCTGCGCGGCCCGGCAAGCGGGCGGGTACCACCAGGTTGGACGGATTCGGACATGATTTCAGGTCGGGACAAGACGCTCCGGATGCGGCGCGGGCCCACTGATCGGAGGCCGATCGGCGAAGCCAATGGCAACGCGCCATCCTATTGTCACCATACATTGCCGGGAAGCCAGGCAGCACGGCCCGCGCGGCGGACTTTGTAAGCGCGTATTTCGCCATGTGGCATGGCGGCTCGCGGCGCAACCGGGCGCGAGGCAGGCGGCGGGCGGGAAGGCGGGCGGCCGGCGATGCGCGGCGGCACGCCGGCCGTCAAAGGTGGAAACAACTATTGCCGCTATGGCCAAGCCCGGCGCATGCCGGCTGCTGGCCGGCGGCGGATTCAGCCGCCTTGCTGCTGGCGCAACAGTTCGGTCACGCGGTCGGCCGGCATCGGCCGCCCATACAGGTAGCCCTGGGCCTCGTAGCAGTCGTTGGCCAGCAGGAAGTCGCGCTGGTCGGTGGTTTCGACGCCCTCGGCAACCACGCCGATGTGCAGGCTCTTGCCCACGTTGATCACCGAGCGCACGATCGCGGCGTCGACCGGATCCTGGGTGACATTGCGGATAAAGGACTGGTCGATCTTCAGCCGATCCACCGGGAACGACTTGAGGAAGCTCAGCGACGCATAGCCGGTGCCGAAATCGTCGCAGGTCAGCGTCACGCCGTCTCGGCGCAGCGCCTGCAACTGGTCCGAGACTTCGTCGCCCTGCTGCAGCGCGATGGTCTCGGTAATCTCGATTTCCAGGCATTCCGGTGCCAGCTCCAGCGCGCGCAGCACGTGGCGCACCTCGGTCAGAAGGCGGCTTTCGGACAGTTGCGCGGCAAACAGGTTGATGGCCACGCGCGGCGGCTGCGGGAACGCCAGTGCCCAGGCGCGCGCCTGCGCGCACGCGGTCTGCAGCAGCCACATGCCGACATCGCTGGCGATGCTGCTGGCGGCCAGCGCATCGATGAACAGCGCCGGCACCACCAGGCCCCGGGTCGGATGGCGCCAGCGCATCAGCGCCTCGGCGCCGCGGATGCGGCCGTCGCGCAGGTCTACCTGCGGCTGGTACAGCAGTTCGAACTGGCGCTGCGCGTAGGCTTCGTGCAGGGCCTGCACCAGAGACAGCCGGGCGGTCACGTCCGAGCGCATCTGCGGCTTGAAGAAGCGGATGGTGCGGCCGCCATCGTGCTTGGCACGGGCCAGCGCCAGGCTCGCGGCGGCGAGGACGTCAGAGCCCTGTTCGCCGGCAGCGGGGATCACGCAGGCACCGATGCTGGCCAGCACATGGTGGCGGCGCCCGGCGTGCTCATGCGGGGAAGACAGCATTGACAGGATCGCCGCGCCAACATGCCGGACCAGCGTGGGATCGGAAATGGAAGGCAGCAGCACGCCGAACTCATCGCTGCCGACGCGGCCGATGGCAGCATCGCGCGGCGATGCGTCGCGCAGGCGCCGGGCCACGCGCTGCAGGATGACGTCGCCCTCGACATGGCCGTGCATATCGTTGAAGGCACGGAAATCGTCGATGCCGATCAGCAGCAATGCGCAGCGGGGCACTGCCTCAGCCTGCAGGCGCGCCTCCAGCCGCTTCAGAAACCCCTGGCGATTGTCAACGCCGGTCAGCGGATCGAGATCCGAGCCTGGCGAGGCGCCAGCCGCCTTCGCGCCGGACTTGGCCACCATCCCTGCCCCATCTGTAATTGTCGACATTGTTACCCGCTAGCAATTTAGCAAGTGTGACGAAAACTTGGAAAAAATCAAGAAGTTCCCGCCGGCTGCCGAAACCCCAATGCGGCGGCGCAACGCTGGCGAGCCCGCCGCGCCGTTGCGCGTTGAATCGGCATCCGGCTTACAGTACCCTACCGCGCACCAGGGCAGTGCCAGCGGCCGTGCCGCCGGAAGCCGCCCTGGGCGCGGCGATGCGGGCAATGGCCGCTCCCCGGAGCCTGTGCTCCGTAGCCACTGCCCCACCCTGAACAAGAACATAACCGGGACCTTCACCGTGAACGCTTGGACCATCCGCACCCGCATTCTGGCCAGCTTTTCCATGATCCTGCTGGTCATGGCCCTGATGGGCGTGGTCGCGTACACGCGGCTGACCGCGATCGAGCGCGAAACCACGCTGATGCTGCATGACGCGCTGCCGGGGCTGAACTACAGCACCGGCATCCGCGGCGTCTGGGGCGAGCGCTATGTGCTCGCCTGGCAGACCATCAATGCCTCCGGCGACGCCGAGCGGCGCAGCTTCCAGCAGGAGAGCCAGAATGCCGCCGCGCGCCTGGACAAGCTGGAGCAGCAGTACGAGGATTCGATCACGCGCAGCGACGACCGGGTCGCCTTCCAGGCCTACCGCGACCTGCGCGCCCAGTATGAACAGGCCGCACAGGTGCTGGTCCAGCCCGGCGACTGGAACGGCGCGGCCGCGGTAGCTGCCCTGCGCGGCAACGTGCATGATCGCTGGATCGCCGCGCGCAAGGCGGCCCAGCACCTGGTCGACGACAACAGCGCGGTCAATGCACGCGCCGCGCGCGGCATCGACGACGCCGTCAACGCGGCCAAGATCGGCATCGAGGCCGCGCTGGTCGTCGCCCTGCTGGTCGCGGTGGTCTGCGGCTACCTGCTGCTGCGTTCGATCACCGTGCCGATGCAGTCGATCGTCGGCCTGCTCACCGGCATGCGTGGCGGCGACCTGCGCCTGCGCATGGCGCTGCGCCGCAAGGACGAGTTCCTGGAGGTCGAGGAAGGCTTCAACCAGATGACCGGCGAGCTGACCTCGCTGGTGGGCCAGGCCCAGCGCACCGCGATCCAGGTCACCACCTCGGTCAACGAGATTGCCGCCACCGCGCGCCAGCAACAGGCCACCGCCACCGAGACCGCCGCCACCACCACGCAGATCGGCGCCACCTCGCGCGAGATCTCGGCTACCGCGCGCGACCTAGTGCGCACCATCCATGAGGTGTCCAGCGCCGCCGAGCAGGCGGCCGGGCTGGCCGGCACCGGGCAGGTGGGCCTGTCGCGCATGGAAGGCACCATGCAGCACGTGATGGAAGCCGCCGGCTCGGTCAACGGCAAGCTCGCCACGCTGAACGAGAAGGCCGGCAATATCAACCAGGTGGTGACCACCATCGCCAAGGTGGCCGACCAGACCAACCTGCTGTCGCTCAATGCCGCGATCGAGGCCGAGAAGGCCGGCGAGTACGGCCGCGGCTTCTCGGTGGTGGCCACCGAGATCCGCCGCCTGGCCGACCAGACCGCGGTGGCCACCTACGACATCGAGCAGATGGTGCGCGAGATCCAGTCGGCCGTGGCCGCCGGCGTGATGGGCATGGACAAGTTCTCGGAGGAAGTGCGCCGCGGCATGTCGGAGGTGACGCAGGTGGGCGACCAGCTGTCGCAGATCATCGCGCAGGTGCAGTCGCTGGCGCCGCGCGTGGTGATGGTCAGCGAAGGCATGCAGGCACAGGCCGGGGGCGCCGAGCAGATCAACCAGGCGCTGATGCAGTTGTCGGAGGCCGCGCAGCAGACGGTCGACTCGCTGCGCCAGTCGAGCCAGGCCATCGACGAGCTGACGCTGGTCGCCAACGACCTGCGCAGCGGCGTCTCGCGCTTCAAGGTCTAGGCGGCCACGTCGGCCTGCCGCGCTGCCTTTGCCATGTTTTCCGCCTCGCGACCATGAAGCTCTTCCTGCTGTTCCGCCTTGGCGCCGACCATTACGCGCTCGATGCGGCGGAGGTCGCCGAGGTGCTGCCGCTGACGCGCCTGAAGCAGATTCCCGGCGCGCCCCCCTGGGTGGCCGGCATGATGGAGCGCCGCGGCCAGCCGGTGCCGGTGATCGACCTGCCCGCGCTGGCCACCGGCGTGCCGGCGGCGCTGCGCACCAGCACGCGCACGGTGCTGGTTTACTACCGCCATCGCGGCACCGCGGCGCCCCGGCTGCTGGGCCTGCGGCTGGAGTCCGCCACGCAGATGCTGCGCTGCCCGGCCGAATCCTTCGTCGACGGCGGCATTGCGGGCGCCAGCCCGCGCTACCTGGGGCCGGTGCGCCATGACGCGCGCGGCCTGGTGCAGTGGGTGCGCATCGACGCCCTGCTGCCAGACGAAATCCATGCGATGCTGTTCGCCGACACGTCCGGAGACCCAGCATGAGCACTGCCACGCACATCGAGGCCCTGCTCAAGGCCCGCATCGGCCTGGACGCCGATGCCATTGGCAGCGGCGCGGTGGAACGCGCGGTGCGCGAGCGCAGCCAGGCGGTGCAGGCGGCCGACACGCAGGCTTACTGGAACTTGCTGCACGGCACCGCGGGCGAGTTCCAGGCGCTGATCGAGGCCGTGGTAGTGCCCGAGACCTGGTTCTTCCGGCACCGCGAAGCGCTGCTGGAGCTTGGCCGCTTCGCTGCCGAGCGCGTTTTTGCGAACGGCACGCGCACGCTGCGCGTGCTCAGCCTGCCCTGCTCCACTGGTGAAGAGCCCTACTCGATTGCCATGGCCCTGCTCGATGCCGGCGTGCCCGCGGCGCGCTTCCGCGTCGACGCCGTCGACATCAGCGCGCGTGCGCTGGCGCGCGCGCGCCAGGGCGAGTACGGCGCCAACGCCTTCCGCAGCGGACCGCTCGACTTCCGCGACCGCTATTTCACGGCCAGCCCCGCCGGCTACGCGCTGGACCCGCGTGTGCGTGCGCAGGCGCGGCTGCTGCAGGGCAACCTGTTCGATGCCAACCTGCTCGCCGGCGAGCCGCCCTATGACTTCGTGTTCTGCCGCAACCTGCTGATCTATTTCGATGCGCCCGACCAGCGGCGCGCGGTGCAGATGCTGGCGCGGCTGACCATGGCCGACGGCCTGCTCTTCGTCGGTCCGGCCGAGGCCAGTTTGTTGAGCGCGCAGGGGCTGGTGCCCGTGGGCGTGCCGCTGACCTTTGCCTTCCGCAAGCCGGCGCCGCCCGTCCCCTTGCACGCGGCGCCGGCCGCTACCGCCCATCCGCCGCAGGTGGCGAGGATGGCCGCTCCGCCGCGCCTGCCGCGCGCGCCGGTGCCAGCCCGGCCGGTGCCCGCGCGTCCGGCCACGGTGGCTGCCTGGCCCGCCATACCCACCCCGCCTGCCAATGCACACGCCGCCAAACTGGTCCGCATCGCCGCCATGGCCGACCGCGGCGAGCTGGAGGCCGCCACCGCCGCCTGCCAGGCGCTGCTCGAGCGCATCGGCACGACTGCCGGCGCCGTTGGTGCCTGGTGCATGCTGGGCGTGCTGCACGACGCCGCCGGCCGCACCGCGCAGGCGCACGCCACCTACCGCAAGGCGCTGTACCTGGACCCGTCGCACCAGGAAAGCCTGTATCACCTGGCCGCGCTGCTCGACACCGAAGGCGACCACGACGGCGCCATGCGCCTGCGCCACCGCGCGCAACGCCATACCCGCAAGCATCATGGCTGAACCGCAAGGCACTTTCTCGGGCACTTTCTCGGGCACATTCTCGGGGTCCTCAGGCAACTTCGCGGACACCTCCGCGGCCACCATCGTGGTGGACGATTGCTGGCGCCGCATCGGCGTGCGCGGCGACGGCTCCTGCCCGGCGCTGGCCGAGCATGCGCACTGCCGCAACTGCCCCACCTACGCGCAAGCCGCTGCCATGCTGCTGGATGCGCAGCAACTGGACCAGCTCGCCGATTCACTGCCCGACGCGGCAATGCTCGCCGCGGAAGCAGACGGCCCGTACACCGGGGATGGCACGGCGCTGTCGTGCCTGGTCTTCCGCATCGGTGACGAATGGCTGGCGCTGCCGAC
This genomic window from Cupriavidus sp. P-10 contains:
- a CDS encoding methyl-accepting chemotaxis protein yields the protein MNAWTIRTRILASFSMILLVMALMGVVAYTRLTAIERETTLMLHDALPGLNYSTGIRGVWGERYVLAWQTINASGDAERRSFQQESQNAAARLDKLEQQYEDSITRSDDRVAFQAYRDLRAQYEQAAQVLVQPGDWNGAAAVAALRGNVHDRWIAARKAAQHLVDDNSAVNARAARGIDDAVNAAKIGIEAALVVALLVAVVCGYLLLRSITVPMQSIVGLLTGMRGGDLRLRMALRRKDEFLEVEEGFNQMTGELTSLVGQAQRTAIQVTTSVNEIAATARQQQATATETAATTTQIGATSREISATARDLVRTIHEVSSAAEQAAGLAGTGQVGLSRMEGTMQHVMEAAGSVNGKLATLNEKAGNINQVVTTIAKVADQTNLLSLNAAIEAEKAGEYGRGFSVVATEIRRLADQTAVATYDIEQMVREIQSAVAAGVMGMDKFSEEVRRGMSEVTQVGDQLSQIIAQVQSLAPRVVMVSEGMQAQAGGAEQINQALMQLSEAAQQTVDSLRQSSQAIDELTLVANDLRSGVSRFKV
- a CDS encoding chemotaxis protein CheW, whose protein sequence is MKLFLLFRLGADHYALDAAEVAEVLPLTRLKQIPGAPPWVAGMMERRGQPVPVIDLPALATGVPAALRTSTRTVLVYYRHRGTAAPRLLGLRLESATQMLRCPAESFVDGGIAGASPRYLGPVRHDARGLVQWVRIDALLPDEIHAMLFADTSGDPA
- a CDS encoding putative bifunctional diguanylate cyclase/phosphodiesterase — protein: MVAKSGAKAAGASPGSDLDPLTGVDNRQGFLKRLEARLQAEAVPRCALLLIGIDDFRAFNDMHGHVEGDVILQRVARRLRDASPRDAAIGRVGSDEFGVLLPSISDPTLVRHVGAAILSMLSSPHEHAGRRHHVLASIGACVIPAAGEQGSDVLAAASLALARAKHDGGRTIRFFKPQMRSDVTARLSLVQALHEAYAQRQFELLYQPQVDLRDGRIRGAEALMRWRHPTRGLVVPALFIDALAASSIASDVGMWLLQTACAQARAWALAFPQPPRVAINLFAAQLSESRLLTEVRHVLRALELAPECLEIEITETIALQQGDEVSDQLQALRRDGVTLTCDDFGTGYASLSFLKSFPVDRLKIDQSFIRNVTQDPVDAAIVRSVINVGKSLHIGVVAEGVETTDQRDFLLANDCYEAQGYLYGRPMPADRVTELLRQQQGG
- a CDS encoding CheR family methyltransferase, which translates into the protein MSTATHIEALLKARIGLDADAIGSGAVERAVRERSQAVQAADTQAYWNLLHGTAGEFQALIEAVVVPETWFFRHREALLELGRFAAERVFANGTRTLRVLSLPCSTGEEPYSIAMALLDAGVPAARFRVDAVDISARALARARQGEYGANAFRSGPLDFRDRYFTASPAGYALDPRVRAQARLLQGNLFDANLLAGEPPYDFVFCRNLLIYFDAPDQRRAVQMLARLTMADGLLFVGPAEASLLSAQGLVPVGVPLTFAFRKPAPPVPLHAAPAATAHPPQVARMAAPPRLPRAPVPARPVPARPATVAAWPAIPTPPANAHAAKLVRIAAMADRGELEAATAACQALLERIGTTAGAVGAWCMLGVLHDAAGRTAQAHATYRKALYLDPSHQESLYHLAALLDTEGDHDGAMRLRHRAQRHTRKHHG